From one Dyella sp. 2HG41-7 genomic stretch:
- a CDS encoding MarR family transcriptional regulator produces MNNEFVNDSSKPRTHSVDKPNDLAEVDALYTMAEVSRILKYATSAIEKLAQVASGTSDLTLMHCLVLVHLSRTPSCKQVDLKSVTGITPAHLTKLVDELVNRGFVRRHRSSGDRRQVILALTTAGRETVLRVVASLRSHSNDVPLGAIEELGSSLAHWVAATHSE; encoded by the coding sequence ATGATTCGAGCAAGCCAAGGACGCACTCCGTCGACAAGCCCAACGATTTGGCGGAAGTCGACGCGCTCTACACAATGGCGGAGGTCAGCCGCATCCTGAAGTACGCGACCTCCGCCATCGAGAAACTGGCGCAGGTCGCCTCAGGAACGAGCGACTTGACGTTGATGCACTGCCTGGTGCTGGTTCACCTGTCGCGCACGCCCAGCTGCAAACAAGTGGACCTGAAATCCGTCACCGGTATCACCCCGGCGCATTTGACGAAGTTGGTGGATGAGTTGGTGAATCGCGGTTTCGTACGTCGCCACCGATCGTCGGGCGATCGCCGGCAGGTCATCCTGGCGTTGACGACAGCGGGGCGGGAAACGGTATTGCGTGTGGTGGCGTCGTTGCGGTCGCATAGCAATGATGTGCCGCTTGGCGCCATTGAAGAGCTTGGGTCTTCGTTGGCGCATTGGGTTGCCGCTACGCATAGCGAATAA